One Bacillus sp. 1780r2a1 DNA segment encodes these proteins:
- a CDS encoding sigma 54-interacting transcriptional regulator: MSNSENMSYMNQELYDIFESSFDEVFVTDAQGHVVMVNSQCEKNYHLKAEEFIGKHVKELQEMGIFYPSATLQVIESHTSLELVQKTSSGRYLHVRTRPVFDESKQLKSVISYSRDLTDLMQLKNKVEQMEEQLESYQKEMSDSIELEGIVTNSKAMKKVFAIVQRIASVHTTVLLLGETGVGKSRVAKLIQQLSVRKNAPYYEINCAALPDQLIESELFGYQGGTFTGAFREGKKGIIELSNGGTLFLDEVGELSLQAQSKLLHVLQDRTIRPVGSSKTIPVDVRIIAATNQELEAMVDKGLFRRDLYYRLNVVPITIPPLRERAEDILPLVYQFLNHFNAVYDRKVELSPKALDAFSRQEWKGNVREVENMIERLVVTSDNVVTLKDLPFQQDFSVHKNNRTLPEVVEEIERKMVVEAYEKYESSYKVAEQLGISQSQANRKIRKYLEGMDEGDEQAT; this comes from the coding sequence ATGAGCAACAGCGAGAATATGTCTTATATGAATCAAGAACTTTACGATATCTTTGAGTCATCCTTTGATGAAGTGTTTGTTACGGATGCGCAAGGCCATGTCGTGATGGTAAATTCACAGTGTGAAAAAAATTACCATCTGAAAGCGGAAGAGTTTATTGGAAAGCACGTAAAGGAACTTCAAGAAATGGGGATTTTTTATCCCTCAGCAACGCTGCAGGTCATTGAATCCCACACATCGCTAGAGCTTGTACAAAAAACAAGTTCAGGTAGGTATTTGCATGTTCGGACTCGTCCCGTTTTTGATGAAAGTAAGCAATTGAAAAGCGTCATTAGCTATTCCCGTGATTTAACGGATTTAATGCAGTTGAAAAATAAAGTAGAACAGATGGAAGAGCAGCTAGAGAGTTATCAAAAAGAGATGTCCGATTCTATAGAGCTAGAGGGCATTGTAACCAACAGCAAAGCAATGAAGAAAGTATTTGCTATTGTTCAACGAATTGCTTCTGTTCATACAACCGTTCTCTTACTTGGAGAAACAGGTGTTGGAAAGAGTAGGGTAGCAAAATTAATTCAGCAGCTAAGCGTTAGAAAGAATGCTCCTTACTATGAAATTAACTGTGCAGCTTTACCAGATCAGTTAATTGAATCGGAACTGTTCGGCTATCAAGGTGGTACATTTACAGGCGCGTTCCGTGAAGGAAAAAAAGGTATTATCGAGCTATCAAACGGAGGAACCTTGTTTTTAGATGAAGTTGGTGAGCTATCGTTACAAGCACAAAGCAAATTGCTTCATGTGCTTCAAGACCGCACCATTCGGCCTGTCGGTTCAAGTAAAACAATTCCGGTAGATGTACGCATTATTGCTGCAACCAATCAAGAGTTGGAGGCGATGGTGGACAAAGGTTTATTTCGAAGAGACTTATATTATCGTTTGAATGTAGTCCCCATCACAATTCCTCCTTTACGTGAACGGGCAGAAGATATTTTACCGCTGGTCTATCAGTTTTTAAATCATTTTAATGCAGTGTATGACCGCAAAGTGGAGCTTTCACCAAAAGCATTAGATGCGTTTAGTAGACAGGAGTGGAAGGGGAATGTGCGAGAAGTTGAGAATATGATTGAGCGTCTTGTCGTTACAAGTGATAACGTAGTAACGCTAAAAGATTTACCATTCCAACAGGACTTTTCAGTTCATAAAAACAATCGTACATTGCCAGAAGTCGTAGAAGAAATAGAGAGAAAAATGGTGGTCGAAGCTTATGAAAAGTACGAATCTTCTTACAAAGTTGCGGAACAATTAGGGATTAGTCAATCACAAGCGAATCGAAAAATAAGGAAGTATCTAGAGGGGATGGATGAAGGAGATGAGCAAGCAACCTAA
- a CDS encoding NAD-dependent succinate-semialdehyde dehydrogenase, giving the protein MKQASLYINGEWVKTSETFDVVNPSTNEVVASVAKGGAKEAKLAADAAYEAFVEWSKKTAEERGKLLMKWHQLIEKYTDELAETMTIEQGKPLKEAKGEIGYANGFVSWYAEEGKRIYGETIPASAPNKRLFVHKQPVGVIAAITPWNFPAAMITRKIAPALAAGCTAVIKPAEQTPLTALRLAELAAEAGIPKGVINVVAGDAKSIGEAWMEDGRVRKLSFTGSTAVGKLLMKGAADTMKKVSLELGGHAPFIITESADLDKAVTNAIASKFRNAGQTCVCTNRIYVHETVAEEFTKQFAQAVSQLKIGDGLEEGTDIGPLIDEKALEKVQKQLNDAVEKGGDVVTGGSVLTKGSGLFVEPTVVKGATDEMLCMYEETFGPIAPIATYRDEAEVIRRANNSPFGLAAYVFTENISEAIRIAEALEYGIVGLNDGLPSTPQAPFGGFKESGLGREGSHFGIEEYLEVKYISLGL; this is encoded by the coding sequence ATGAAGCAAGCAAGTTTATATATTAACGGTGAGTGGGTAAAAACGTCTGAAACGTTTGACGTTGTAAATCCATCTACAAATGAAGTCGTAGCTTCAGTTGCTAAAGGTGGAGCTAAAGAAGCAAAATTAGCAGCGGATGCAGCATACGAAGCGTTTGTAGAATGGTCTAAGAAAACAGCAGAAGAACGTGGGAAATTATTAATGAAGTGGCATCAGCTAATCGAGAAGTATACGGACGAGCTGGCTGAAACAATGACAATTGAGCAGGGAAAACCACTAAAAGAAGCAAAAGGTGAAATCGGCTATGCGAATGGATTTGTATCGTGGTATGCAGAGGAAGGTAAGCGAATATACGGTGAAACAATTCCAGCATCAGCTCCTAACAAACGCTTATTTGTTCATAAACAACCAGTTGGTGTAATCGCGGCTATTACACCTTGGAACTTTCCAGCTGCAATGATTACACGTAAAATTGCGCCTGCTTTGGCAGCGGGTTGTACGGCTGTTATTAAGCCGGCTGAACAAACCCCTTTAACTGCATTGCGCTTAGCTGAACTAGCAGCGGAAGCAGGTATTCCGAAAGGCGTAATTAACGTCGTTGCCGGAGATGCGAAATCAATTGGTGAAGCTTGGATGGAAGATGGTCGTGTTCGTAAACTGTCATTTACAGGTTCAACGGCTGTTGGGAAGCTATTGATGAAAGGTGCAGCAGATACAATGAAAAAAGTATCACTTGAGCTTGGGGGACATGCACCGTTTATCATAACAGAAAGTGCAGATTTAGATAAAGCAGTAACAAATGCCATCGCATCTAAGTTTCGCAATGCTGGTCAAACGTGCGTATGTACGAATCGTATTTATGTGCACGAAACGGTCGCAGAGGAATTTACAAAGCAGTTTGCACAAGCAGTCTCCCAACTAAAGATTGGTGATGGCTTAGAGGAAGGAACAGATATTGGGCCGCTAATTGACGAAAAAGCGTTAGAAAAAGTTCAGAAGCAGTTAAATGATGCAGTAGAAAAAGGTGGCGATGTTGTCACTGGTGGATCTGTTTTAACAAAAGGAAGCGGCTTATTTGTAGAACCAACGGTTGTCAAAGGCGCTACAGATGAAATGCTTTGTATGTATGAAGAAACATTTGGACCGATTGCTCCAATTGCTACTTATCGAGATGAAGCAGAAGTAATTCGTCGTGCGAACAATTCGCCATTCGGTTTAGCAGCTTACGTATTTACTGAAAATATTTCAGAGGCAATCCGTATTGCAGAAGCACTTGAATATGGAATTGTCGGTTTAAATGACGGTCTTCCATCAACACCGCAAGCTCCGTTTGGTGGTTTTAAAGAAAGTGGACTTGGTCGAGAAGGAAGTCACTTTGGAATTGAAGAATACTTGGAAGTAAAATACATCTCACTAGGACTGTAA
- a CDS encoding DUF2621 domain-containing protein, which translates to MLEGWFLWFIILWVVILVSLFAIGGFFMFRKFLKRLPKEDGKSILDWQDYYLEQTIHLWSNEQKQLLETLVQPVPELFRDVARQKIAGKIGELALQEQAASITEDLIIRGYITATPKRDHKFLLKTLKAQRIDHAPYQHLFE; encoded by the coding sequence ATGCTTGAGGGATGGTTTTTGTGGTTCATTATACTATGGGTTGTCATATTAGTTAGCTTGTTTGCAATCGGTGGCTTTTTTATGTTTCGAAAATTTTTAAAGCGGTTACCAAAGGAAGATGGAAAGTCAATTCTTGATTGGCAAGACTATTACTTAGAGCAAACGATTCATTTGTGGTCTAATGAACAAAAACAATTATTGGAGACGCTTGTACAACCTGTTCCTGAGCTATTTCGCGACGTAGCTAGGCAAAAAATTGCCGGCAAAATCGGTGAACTTGCACTTCAAGAACAAGCTGCAAGTATTACGGAAGATTTAATTATTCGAGGATACATTACGGCAACTCCAAAACGAGATCATAAGTTTTTGTTAAAAACATTAAAAGCTCAACGTATCGATCACGCTCCGTACCAACATTTATTTGAATAA
- a CDS encoding APC family permease, whose product MSKQPKQLDKVLSKFDVLCLAIGAMLGWGWVVLSGTWLNSAGSLGTLIAFLVGGLLVIFVGLTYAELASAMPKVGGEHVFVKRGLGKKASFIGSWAIVLGYVSVVTFEAVALPTVLDYLIPNYQTGYLWTINGWDVYLTWVLVGSVGAVILTAINYFGLKTAAFLQVVLTVAIVGIGILLIFGSGINGDTKNLEPLFIGGAGGIMTVLVMVPFLFVGFDVIPQVAEEANLPAREIGKILIISVSAAIVFYMLIALGVGMSLNKGALEISQLATADAMAAAFNSPLFGKILIIGGIAGIVTSWNAFIIGGSRVIYAMAQDGMLPSWFGRLHPKYNTPSNAVIFLGALAVFAPLLGRPALVWIVDAGGLGIVIAYLMVALSFVALRKKEPQMNRPFKAGKTTFVGWLGVIFSIGFIALYMPGMPAALIWPYEWVMVLGWTLIGAYFFIKMNKGVYHSNDEEIQVNDTDSSVDAKIN is encoded by the coding sequence ATGAGCAAGCAACCTAAGCAATTGGATAAGGTATTATCGAAATTTGATGTATTATGTTTAGCTATTGGAGCCATGTTAGGCTGGGGTTGGGTTGTACTATCAGGTACTTGGCTAAATTCGGCTGGATCATTAGGAACATTAATTGCTTTTTTAGTGGGAGGACTACTTGTTATTTTTGTAGGACTTACCTATGCTGAATTAGCATCAGCCATGCCAAAAGTAGGCGGAGAGCATGTATTTGTAAAAAGAGGTCTTGGAAAAAAGGCATCGTTTATAGGTTCATGGGCAATCGTTTTAGGGTATGTATCTGTAGTAACGTTTGAAGCAGTTGCGCTTCCCACTGTCCTAGACTATTTAATTCCAAACTATCAAACGGGGTATTTATGGACAATTAATGGCTGGGATGTTTACCTAACGTGGGTATTGGTTGGAAGTGTAGGAGCCGTTATCTTAACAGCCATCAACTATTTCGGTCTCAAAACAGCAGCCTTTTTACAAGTTGTACTAACAGTTGCCATTGTGGGGATTGGTATTCTTTTAATTTTTGGCTCAGGGATTAATGGAGATACAAAGAATTTGGAACCATTATTTATTGGTGGAGCAGGTGGCATTATGACCGTACTCGTCATGGTCCCTTTCTTATTCGTTGGTTTTGACGTTATTCCTCAAGTAGCAGAAGAAGCTAATTTACCAGCAAGAGAAATTGGTAAGATTTTAATTATTTCTGTAAGTGCTGCAATTGTATTTTATATGTTAATTGCTTTAGGTGTAGGCATGTCACTAAATAAGGGTGCTTTAGAAATTTCGCAGTTAGCAACAGCTGATGCGATGGCTGCAGCGTTTAATTCACCATTATTCGGGAAAATTCTAATTATTGGTGGTATTGCAGGAATTGTGACAAGCTGGAACGCATTCATTATCGGAGGAAGCCGTGTTATTTATGCGATGGCACAAGATGGAATGTTACCATCTTGGTTTGGTCGCCTTCATCCTAAATATAATACTCCTTCCAATGCGGTTATTTTCTTAGGGGCATTAGCAGTGTTTGCTCCACTATTAGGTAGACCTGCACTTGTATGGATTGTAGATGCAGGTGGATTGGGGATCGTTATAGCTTACTTAATGGTTGCATTATCGTTTGTAGCTTTACGTAAAAAAGAACCACAGATGAATCGTCCATTTAAAGCTGGAAAAACAACTTTTGTCGGTTGGTTAGGTGTCATCTTTAGCATTGGATTTATTGCATTATATATGCCTGGCATGCCTGCTGCTCTTATTTGGCCATATGAGTGGGTTATGGTATTAGGATGGACGCTTATCGGAGCATATTTCTTTATTAAGATGAACAAAGGGGTTTATCATAGCAATGACGAAGAAATACAAGTAAACGATACTGACAGCTCGGTTGACGCGAAAATTAATTAA
- the gabT gene encoding 4-aminobutyrate--2-oxoglutarate transaminase, protein MMSRQFSQVDKNFPGENAKQLLERRHKAVPKGVSYGIPTFAERAEGALVTDVDGNTFIDFVGAIGTINVGHGHPKVKEALHKQVDRFIHTGFNVVMYESYVALCERLAAIAPGNFDKKVLLLNSGAEAVENAVKIARKYTKRQGIISFTRGFHGRTLMTMTMTSKVKPYKFEFGPFAPEVYKAPYPYPYRRPEGLTEEAYEDYIISEFKNFLNNEVAPETVAAVVMEPIQGEGGFIVPGKRFVQEVYNVCKENGILFVSDEIQAGFARTGRYFGIEHFDVEPDLITVSKSLGAGVPISGVIGRAEIMDESNPGELGGTYSGSPLGCEAALAVLDIIEEEGLNERSEVLGKAVRERFEKLSETYDVIGDIRGLGSMCAVELVKDRVKKEPNKELTQKIVQEANKRGLLLLSAGVYGNVLRFLMPIVITDEQLEEGLQIVEESLVASVQQLVNA, encoded by the coding sequence ATAATGAGCAGACAATTCAGTCAGGTAGATAAAAACTTTCCGGGTGAAAACGCAAAACAACTATTAGAGCGTAGACATAAAGCTGTGCCAAAAGGTGTGAGCTATGGTATTCCAACATTTGCTGAAAGAGCAGAAGGTGCGTTAGTAACAGATGTTGACGGCAACACGTTTATCGATTTTGTTGGTGCTATCGGAACAATTAATGTCGGTCATGGACATCCAAAAGTAAAAGAAGCGCTCCATAAGCAAGTCGATCGATTTATCCATACAGGTTTTAATGTAGTGATGTATGAATCGTACGTAGCATTGTGTGAACGATTAGCAGCTATTGCACCAGGAAACTTTGACAAAAAGGTATTATTATTAAACAGCGGTGCTGAAGCAGTGGAAAATGCTGTAAAAATTGCTCGTAAATATACAAAACGTCAAGGCATCATTTCGTTTACTCGTGGTTTCCATGGACGTACACTAATGACAATGACGATGACAAGTAAGGTGAAACCTTATAAATTCGAGTTTGGACCATTCGCTCCAGAGGTATATAAAGCTCCTTATCCTTATCCATATCGTAGACCAGAAGGGTTGACTGAAGAAGCTTATGAGGACTACATCATTTCAGAGTTTAAAAACTTTTTGAATAATGAAGTAGCACCTGAAACAGTAGCAGCAGTAGTCATGGAACCGATTCAAGGAGAAGGTGGTTTCATCGTTCCTGGAAAACGCTTTGTTCAGGAAGTATATAATGTATGTAAAGAAAATGGAATTTTATTTGTTTCAGATGAAATTCAAGCCGGTTTTGCACGAACAGGTCGTTATTTTGGAATTGAACACTTTGATGTCGAGCCGGATTTGATCACAGTATCAAAATCACTAGGTGCCGGCGTACCAATTAGTGGTGTCATTGGCAGAGCTGAAATTATGGACGAGTCTAATCCTGGAGAACTTGGTGGAACGTATAGCGGAAGTCCTTTAGGGTGTGAAGCAGCATTAGCTGTACTAGATATTATTGAAGAAGAAGGGTTAAATGAGCGCAGTGAGGTCCTTGGTAAGGCTGTTCGCGAACGTTTTGAAAAGCTGAGTGAAACGTATGATGTCATTGGAGATATTCGAGGTCTTGGCTCGATGTGTGCCGTAGAATTAGTAAAAGATCGCGTTAAAAAAGAGCCAAATAAAGAATTAACACAAAAAATTGTGCAAGAAGCAAATAAGAGAGGGTTATTGTTGCTGAGTGCAGGGGTCTATGGCAATGTGCTTCGTTTCTTAATGCCGATTGTCATCACAGATGAACAGCTTGAAGAAGGGCTGCAAATTGTGGAAGAATCGTTGGTAGCAAGTGTACAACAACTTGTCAATGCGTAA
- a CDS encoding DUF2179 domain-containing protein has protein sequence MKEIILILILQLVYVPILTLRTIFLVKGMSMYASAFGFLEALVYVFGLSLVFSGDQSIVAMIVYAVGFGAGIILGGYIESRLAIGYTTFLVNLMTKNEELINRLRQEGFGVTVYQGEGRDSARYRLDILTKRSREEELLDFIEEYEPRAFIISYEPRKFKGGFLLKAMKKQKAKSKQKTKNDPSHLK, from the coding sequence GTGAAAGAGATTATTTTAATATTGATTTTGCAACTAGTTTATGTACCAATCTTAACGTTGCGAACTATTTTTCTAGTAAAAGGAATGAGTATGTACGCCTCGGCTTTTGGTTTTCTAGAAGCATTAGTATATGTATTTGGTTTATCCCTCGTCTTTTCAGGTGACCAAAGTATTGTAGCTATGATTGTGTATGCTGTAGGGTTTGGTGCTGGGATTATATTAGGTGGATATATCGAGTCACGCTTAGCAATTGGGTATACGACATTTTTAGTGAATTTAATGACAAAAAATGAAGAACTGATTAACCGCCTTCGTCAAGAAGGTTTTGGAGTTACGGTTTATCAAGGTGAAGGAAGAGATAGCGCACGTTATCGTTTAGATATTTTAACAAAAAGAAGTCGTGAAGAAGAGCTATTAGACTTTATTGAAGAATATGAACCGAGAGCATTTATTATTTCATACGAGCCTCGTAAATTTAAAGGTGGCTTCCTATTAAAAGCAATGAAAAAGCAAAAAGCAAAGTCTAAACAAAAAACGAAAAACGATCCTTCGCATTTAAAATAA
- a CDS encoding cytochrome c biogenesis protein CcdC, whose protein sequence is MSKEGVTLIYASTIFAVLMGSFIIFMRMKASEKPVNAKKIILPPFFMSTGALMFIFPVFRVTGAEFLEALIVGLFFSLFLIKTSKFEVRDDDIYLKQSKAFIFVIIALLLIRVVMKLYLSSTIDVGALGGMFWILAFGMIVPWRIAMYRSYKKLEQQLQHNLMNKMI, encoded by the coding sequence ATGAGTAAAGAAGGGGTTACTTTGATTTATGCGTCCACGATTTTTGCTGTTTTAATGGGTTCATTCATTATTTTTATGAGGATGAAAGCATCTGAAAAGCCGGTAAATGCTAAGAAAATCATTTTACCACCTTTTTTTATGAGCACGGGAGCATTGATGTTTATTTTTCCAGTTTTTCGAGTAACTGGAGCTGAATTTTTAGAGGCCTTGATAGTCGGTCTGTTCTTTTCATTATTTCTAATAAAAACATCAAAGTTTGAAGTACGTGATGATGATATTTACTTAAAACAGTCAAAGGCGTTTATTTTTGTGATTATTGCATTGTTACTCATTCGCGTTGTCATGAAACTATATTTAAGCTCAACAATTGATGTAGGCGCTCTTGGGGGAATGTTCTGGATATTAGCATTCGGTATGATTGTACCATGGCGCATTGCAATGTATCGCTCGTATAAAAAACTTGAGCAACAGCTACAGCATAACTTGATGAATAAAATGATTTAA
- a CDS encoding ABC transporter transmembrane domain-containing protein: MKNRGVLKRLLRYAVPHRKEFALAFCLLLVATTADLLGPMLIKVFIDTYLTERYFPLEPLLLLGVGYMVLNMIKVVIQYFQQLRFQKIALNVIQQIRIDVFSHVHKLGLRYFDRTPTGSLVSRITNDTEAIKEMFVEVIAVFIQNGVFLIGIFVAMFILDVKLALYCLALLPFIFFLMKTYQHFSGIYYTRLREKLSQLNAKIHESLQGMGIVQIFRQEKRLRREFGDINESHYQAGVRNLKLDGLLLRPAVDVLYVLAIIGVLSYFGISVLDSPVEVGVLYAFVNYLERFFQPVNEMMQRLSMYQQAMVASKRVFELMDEGEKAPSFMKDSQTTIKRGMIEFKGVTFSYDGKTNVLSNISFSIKEGQTVALVGHTGSGKSSIINLLLGFYTPKKGEILIDGQPLQTYSEEEIRKSIGLVLQDSFIFADTVNANISLHDPLISEGDVREALKFVQATPFIEGLPNSYNEMLVERGATLSSGQRQLLSFARTMVRQPKILVLDEATAHIDTETEDAIQAVLGKMKANRTTVAIAHRLSTIQHADAILVLHKGEIVERGTHIELLEKQGLYYSMYRLQNNQEEAVREI; encoded by the coding sequence ATGAAAAATAGAGGAGTATTAAAGCGGTTATTAAGATATGCAGTTCCTCATCGCAAAGAATTTGCGCTTGCATTTTGTTTATTGTTGGTAGCCACCACGGCGGATTTGTTAGGTCCCATGCTCATCAAAGTGTTTATTGATACGTATTTAACAGAGCGTTATTTCCCTTTAGAGCCTCTCTTATTATTAGGAGTTGGCTACATGGTGTTGAATATGATTAAGGTAGTTATTCAATACTTTCAACAGCTTAGGTTTCAGAAGATTGCTTTAAACGTTATTCAACAAATAAGGATTGACGTGTTTTCACATGTACATAAGCTTGGGCTTCGGTATTTTGACCGAACACCAACGGGAAGTCTGGTCTCACGAATTACCAATGACACGGAAGCAATTAAAGAAATGTTTGTAGAAGTTATTGCAGTATTTATTCAAAACGGTGTCTTTTTAATTGGTATTTTTGTAGCCATGTTCATTTTAGATGTGAAGCTAGCTCTTTATTGCTTAGCGCTTTTACCATTCATTTTTTTCTTAATGAAAACATATCAGCATTTTAGTGGGATTTATTATACGAGGTTAAGAGAAAAACTCAGTCAGCTCAATGCAAAGATTCACGAATCGTTACAAGGTATGGGAATTGTTCAGATATTCAGGCAGGAAAAGCGTCTAAGGCGTGAGTTTGGAGATATCAATGAATCACATTATCAAGCTGGTGTACGTAATTTAAAGCTGGATGGTCTACTTTTAAGGCCAGCAGTTGACGTGTTGTATGTTCTCGCAATTATTGGTGTACTTAGTTACTTTGGTATATCAGTTTTAGATAGTCCGGTAGAAGTTGGAGTGTTGTATGCTTTTGTAAACTATTTGGAACGTTTTTTTCAGCCAGTTAACGAAATGATGCAGCGCCTTTCAATGTACCAGCAAGCCATGGTCGCTTCAAAGCGAGTATTTGAACTGATGGACGAAGGTGAAAAAGCCCCTTCTTTTATGAAAGACTCACAAACTACAATTAAGCGAGGTATGATAGAATTTAAAGGAGTTACTTTTTCTTACGATGGAAAGACGAACGTATTATCGAACATTTCTTTTTCAATTAAAGAAGGTCAAACCGTTGCGTTAGTGGGACATACAGGTAGTGGGAAAAGTTCCATTATTAATTTGCTTCTAGGTTTTTATACGCCAAAGAAAGGTGAAATTCTAATTGATGGTCAACCTCTTCAAACGTATAGTGAAGAAGAAATTCGAAAAAGCATTGGTCTAGTACTGCAAGATTCATTTATTTTCGCTGACACAGTTAACGCCAATATTTCTCTTCACGACCCTTTAATTTCAGAAGGAGACGTACGAGAAGCGCTGAAATTTGTACAGGCAACACCTTTTATTGAAGGTTTACCTAATAGTTATAATGAAATGCTTGTTGAAAGGGGAGCCACATTGTCAAGCGGTCAGCGTCAGCTCTTATCATTTGCTCGCACAATGGTGCGTCAACCCAAAATACTAGTTCTAGATGAGGCAACAGCACATATTGATACAGAGACAGAAGACGCTATTCAAGCTGTTTTAGGAAAGATGAAGGCCAACCGAACAACGGTGGCAATTGCTCATCGTTTGTCTACTATTCAACATGCAGACGCTATCTTAGTGCTACATAAAGGTGAAATTGTTGAAAGAGGTACTCATATAGAGCTGTTAGAAAAGCAGGGGCTTTATTATAGTATGTATCGGCTCCAGAACAATCAAGAAGAGGCTGTTAGAGAGATATAA
- a CDS encoding cytochrome c biogenesis protein CcdA — MADVNLFLAFGAGFLSFISPCCLPLYPAFLSYITGVSVGDLKEGKNVHQRKALLHTTFFLLGFCLIFIAIGFGTSFIGNVFANYGDLIRQVGAILIVFLGLVTIGVFKPKFLMKDRKVQFSNRPTGLLGSSLIGMAFAAGWTPCTGPILVSVMALATTNPSSAMLYMIAYSLGFSIPFFIMSFFIGKMNWIKRHMKTMMMTGGYAMIGMGIILYFDWMTKIIIYTTSIFGGFTGF, encoded by the coding sequence ATGGCTGATGTGAATTTATTTTTAGCATTTGGAGCAGGATTTTTATCGTTTATTTCACCATGCTGTTTACCGTTGTACCCTGCTTTTTTATCGTATATTACAGGTGTCTCAGTAGGCGATCTAAAAGAAGGAAAAAACGTACATCAGCGCAAAGCTCTTTTACATACCACTTTTTTCTTATTAGGCTTTTGTTTAATCTTTATTGCAATTGGTTTTGGTACTTCTTTTATTGGAAATGTATTTGCAAACTATGGAGACTTAATTCGTCAAGTAGGCGCCATACTCATTGTATTTTTAGGGCTTGTAACGATTGGAGTCTTTAAGCCAAAGTTTTTAATGAAAGATCGCAAAGTACAGTTTTCGAACCGCCCTACAGGTCTGTTAGGTTCTTCTCTTATTGGAATGGCGTTTGCTGCAGGATGGACGCCATGTACGGGACCTATTCTTGTATCGGTTATGGCCTTAGCAACTACTAACCCTAGTTCAGCTATGCTTTACATGATTGCTTATTCGCTTGGGTTTTCAATACCATTTTTCATCATGTCATTTTTTATAGGTAAAATGAACTGGATTAAGCGCCATATGAAAACGATGATGATGACTGGTGGATATGCAATGATTGGAATGGGAATCATTTTATATTTTGACTGGATGACTAAGATTATTATTTATACAACGAGCATCTTTGGAGGGTTTACAGGATTCTAG
- a CDS encoding aspartyl-phosphate phosphatase Spo0E family protein → MLKQNILLEIEKKREELIRVVRVSGLNSPPAIKHSQELDHLLNIYNNTPSQHSETTSI, encoded by the coding sequence TTGCTGAAACAAAATATATTGTTAGAGATTGAAAAGAAGCGTGAAGAGCTGATTCGGGTCGTTCGAGTTAGTGGATTAAATTCTCCTCCTGCTATTAAGCATAGTCAAGAATTAGACCACCTGCTAAACATCTACAATAACACTCCTTCACAGCACTCCGAGACAACTTCTATTTAA